DNA from Gracilinanus agilis isolate LMUSP501 chromosome 3, AgileGrace, whole genome shotgun sequence:
ccccaaatatccACATTTGCACAGAAATCCTACAAGAAGGAAAGGCAAATTCCACAAGACTGGCATTTTAAGGGAAAGCAAGTGAAGGGAATGTGGGTTTTGGCATCTCAAAACCAAATGTGACAGTCAAGAGATTTCATAATCAGACACAAATGATTTAGCCCTGCTCCTTCAAATCAGAGCGGGCCCCAGGACTTGGACACAAGCATAATTTTCATGATGATCCTGCACAAAAACATGAAACAACTTCCTTTCCTCACTGACCCCTCCATTTCTCACCACCATCCCTCCTATAGCccttgaaggagaaaagaaaccaGCTTTTCTGCAGCCACTGGGTTTGGCCTTGCACGCACTGATATGTCAGAGGACATGAGCTCACGGCATCTCCTCATGCAGCTCTCCTTACCTGGGATTCTTCAGTTCTCTTGGAAGGGAACTGATATTAGGTGATCTGTTCCCTAAATACTTGGTCTAATTACCAGCAGAATAGAAAAAGGCATCAGAGCCTCTGCTAAAACACAGCAACAATTTTATCTGAACCAGCATGGAGATTTCTCCCCTTTTGTAAACAGAGTTGGCTAtagaatatagatatagatatagatatagatactttatataatttgcttttttaatgGGGCTCTGACCCTAGCCCAGAGCAAGCATTAGATTGGgaattggggttttggtttgtGGGGCCACTTAattctttgttttcccaattCACAGTTTGAATGCCTGCATGACAGTGTAAAATTCAAAGCCACAGAAAGGAAAAGGTTTGGGACCATGTTTTTGCCCTATTATCTTTTTGCTCGCACAAAGTACAAGGCATTTGTTTTGGGATAGTACTTCACATTCTGTTTCTTGTCCATGAGGCCACCAAAAATGATGAGTTCCCCCCTGCCTTGCACCACTGTGTGCAGACTGGTTTCGGGTGGGCCAACCACAGAACTGCTATTAAATACTTTCCATTTGACTCGCCCTTTCTCCTTTGTGTCTTTAATGTCTAACACATACATCTGCATGGGCTTGCAGTTCATACTCTGGTACAAGGGCTTGCCAACGTTCAGAGACTGAGGTGGGTGGTGGCCCAAGCGCCGAGCGATGGGAGGTAAGGAGTGCCCATCGCCCTGGGCAGGCCCCGGGCGTGGGATGGGCACCGTCTCGACGCTGCTCATGCTCTGGCTCCCCGGGGACCCAGGGGATGACACCAGTGGGGGACTCAGGGCTGCAGGGGCAGGTGGGCCCTTAGACGAGAGGGCTTTGACAGCTTCCAGGCTCCGTCGGAGGGCACCTGGGGACACGGCTCCCGTGAGAGCACTGGCCATGTGGGGCGGGGTGTGGACTCCATTTGTCTGCTCTGGAGGATTCCTCACACTGCCCCCAACTGTCCTGGCGTCCATGCTGTCCATCTGACTACTGCTGGAAGCAGGCTTTAGATCCCAATTCAAATCCATCGATCCCAACCTTAAATCTTTCTGATCTGGCAAGGAACCTCGTCGGGGAGCCAGAGAAAGCCCCATTTTTAAGTCAAAGCCTTCAGCTGATGATGGGGTACTTGGAGACACTGCCTGAACAGGGCTGTCCAGGGAGGCCCCACCAACTGCTGCAGCTCCTGGAGATAAATTTCCACCATTGAGGACAGGTGAGCCATCACCCCTGGCAGGGGAAAGGCTCCCTTCCCGGGATCCTGAAGGTGTCTGCCTTGGTGCCCTGGGGCGTAAGGTTCCCCAACGACCATTGACACAAGGCGCTTCATCCATATTCCTTACTGGAGACTGGGAGCGGTATTCTCGGGTTTCAGGAACCAAAGCTGGTGGAGTGGCACTGATGGGAGATGGGCGAGAGTTCAGGCTTGGGCTGAGTGGTGCTCTTCCACTGGGAGCCTGGCTGAAGACCACCACACATTGGCCCAcctaaaagacaaagaaatatttatcaaCTCTGCTACTGCACCCAACAGGTTTGGAATAATGGACTGAATCtcataagataaaatttaacagGAATAAAATGTGAGGTTCTATAGGAaattaacacacacacagagctgcaGAAGTTGAGGACAGAAGGAATGGCTCAAACCCACAGAATTACCACCTTGATGTCCTTTCTGCGCCTCTCATGCCTAAAGCAGAGTGACAAAGGCAAGGAACAGGGGATTTTAACAGACTTCAAACTCAATGATTTAACAGGCTGACCCAGGCCATCTCCACAGATGCAGTGTCCTGAACAAGAAAGGTGCCTATCCATTGCCTTCTGCCTTTGTtagaatacatctttaatactgtGCAGAGTTCCAGGTTTCACAAGAGAAATCTGGACTAGATCAGGCTAGCCACAAGACCATGTCATAGGAGAACTGGTCAAAAGAACTAGAATATTTAGTTCAGAGAAGGAAAGGCATGCTTCACTATCTGAAAGATTGTAGAAGAGAGTATTAGGCCAGTTCTGCTTGGTCTCACAGGTCAGAATGAAGAATAATGTAAGGTTTCATGGGCAGATTTACCTTTGATTATGAGGAATAATCCCCTACAGCTTTCCAAAAGTTAAACAAGTTGCCTCAGACGGCAGTGAGTTCATTTGGTATTGGCTAAAAGTAGGcaagtagatcaatggaacagagcATATATGGGACAATCAGAAACATGAAATTTAATAAACCAGTGTCCAATAACCTgggaaatataaattacttaCGTTAAGAACTCCCTATTTCATTAAAAACTGtttggaaaactgaaaagcactGTGGCAGAAATAAGTCTTAGATCATTTTATAATAAACAAAAGGATACCTAACTTGAATGTTAAAATCATACCAtcaaaaaattcagagaagtagATCATATAACTTTTATACCTAGGATTAGCAGATAATATTCTTAaatgaagaagaaacagaggcaattataaaagataaaatagatggCTTCAATTATGTGAAACTGAAATATtagacaaacaaaattaatgtatccAGGAGGAGACAATTAAGAagtcaaacaagaaaaataaatctttgaatCAGATTTCTTAGATAATAGTTTTGTATCCTAGATAAAGAAACAACTAATAGAGTATAAAAGACTAAAAGTCATCTCCCAGGAGTTGAAGGATAGAAAGTTTTCAAAAGCAGAATTTCACTCTTTAGCAACCATGTGAAAGAGTCACTATTTAATAAGAAAAGTGAAAATCCAAACAAGCCTGTGCTTTCATCTCAGACTTGGCAAACTGGCAAAgacaatgaaagagagaaagtcaATGTTAGAGGGGTTATGGGAAGCTAGGCACACCAGTGCATTgttaatggagttgtgaattagcaCCATCAACTGAGGTGGAAAAAATGTGTAATTATGCAAATAAGGTGACTAAAATCTCTATCtcctttgactcagagattccaCTATTAGGCACATACCTCAAGGAAATCACTGATAAGAAGTTGTTCCCACATAtacccaaatatttatagcagcgcttcTTGGGAACAGAGAATTGGTAATAAAAAAGATGCCTTTAGATTAGAGAATGGTTAAATAACTATTGTAATGAATGGACTGGAAAATTACTGTGCTTGAGAAATGACCAATATAAAGAAATGTGAACACATTTACATGGACTGATGCTGAAAAAAGCcagcagagccaaaaaaaaaaaaatacacaaatacaACAACATAAACGGAAGgacctgaccccccccccccaccaagccCCTAGAAGTGAATGCTGCagaattacaaatacaaaaaaggagaGACTCCCGAAGATCAGAGATGAAAAAGCATCTCACACCTACTCCTTTGCAGAGGGGAAGGGCCTGGAGTGTTGGAGCACTGCATGCATTTTTTCAAGACTGATTAGTTtgactgattttttctttttccttttttttgtttcattacaCAAATTCTTGGCAATTGGGAGAGCTCTGGgataggggaagaggaaggactaCTAGGTGAGATTaaggtgaaataaaaaaaacaaaaggtatcaataagaacatttttaaagaaagtaatggGTTCCTTTTCACTGAAGGTGTTCTAGAAGATAGAGAACCACCTCCCAGGGATATTATAGAAGAGTCTTATCTGAGGGTCCTTCCTGCTCTGGGATTCCATGGTCCTGCACTGAGAAAGTCCATGCTCTTTCTTGAG
Protein-coding regions in this window:
- the FBXO42 gene encoding F-box only protein 42, which gives rise to MASSSDSEDDSFMAVDQEEAGVEGTMEQDDEPRPDLEFEETRHNRSMSELPEEVLEYILSFLSPYQEHKTSALVCKQWYRLIKGVAHQCYHGFIKAVQEGNIQWESRTYPYPGTPITQRFSHSACYYDANQSMYVFGGCTQSSCNAAFNDLWRLDLNSKEWIRPLASGSYPSPKAGATLVVYKDLLVLFGGWTRPSPYPLHQPERFFDEIHTYSPSKNWWNCIVTTHGPPPMAGHSSCVIEDKMIVFGGSLGSRQMSNDVWVLDLEQWAWSKPNVSGPSPHPRGGQSQIVIDDETILILGGCGGPNALFKDAWLLHMHSIPWTWQPLRVENEDHGAPELWCHPACRVGQCVVVFSQAPSGRAPLSPSLNSRPSPISATPPALVPETREYRSQSPVRNMDEAPCVNGRWGTLRPRAPRQTPSGSREGSLSPARGDGSPVLNGGNLSPGAAAVGGASLDSPVQAVSPSTPSSAEGFDLKMGLSLAPRRGSLPDQKDLRLGSMDLNWDLKPASSSSQMDSMDARTVGGSVRNPPEQTNGVHTPPHMASALTGAVSPGALRRSLEAVKALSSKGPPAPAALSPPLVSSPGSPGSQSMSSVETVPIPRPGPAQGDGHSLPPIARRLGHHPPQSLNVGKPLYQSMNCKPMQMYVLDIKDTKEKGRVKWKVFNSSSVVGPPETSLHTVVQGRGELIIFGGLMDKKQNVKYYPKTNALYFVRAKR